From the genome of Streptomyces sp. NBC_01116, one region includes:
- a CDS encoding glycoside hydrolase family 13 protein, whose amino-acid sequence MTQHLAAPSTGTSDDAPGHRTGWWQDAVIYQVYPRSFADGNGDGMGDLAGVTARLPHLKDLGVDAVWLSPFYASPQADAGYDVADYRAIDPMFGTLLDADALIREAHGLDLRVIVDLVPNHSSDQHEWFKRALAEGPGSALRERYHFRPGKGADGELPPNDWESIFGGPAWTRTANPDGTPGDWYLHLFAPEQPDFNWEHPAVADEFRSILRFWLDMGVDGFRVDVAHGLVKAEGLPDLGSHDQLKLLGNDVMPFFDQDGVHAIYRSWRTILDEYPGERIAVAEAWTPTVERTANYVRPDEMHQAFNFQYLATAWDAAELRRVIDSSLAAMRPVGAPTTWVLSNHDVTRHATRFANPAGLGTQIRTPGDRELGLRRARAASLLMLALPGSAYVYQGEELGLPDVTDLPDEARQDPSFFRAEGQDGFRDGCRVPIPWTREGGSYGFGEGGSWLPQPAGWGELSVEAQTGVEGSTLELYRAAIAARREHPGLGAGTDVEWLDGPEGVLVLARPGFVCTVNTTGAPVRIAARGQVLLASSPVTVDGAEAELPADTTVWWTV is encoded by the coding sequence ATGACCCAGCACCTCGCTGCCCCCTCCACCGGCACGTCCGACGACGCCCCGGGCCACCGCACCGGCTGGTGGCAGGACGCGGTGATCTACCAGGTCTATCCGCGGAGCTTCGCCGACGGCAACGGCGACGGCATGGGCGACCTCGCCGGCGTCACCGCCCGCCTGCCCCACCTGAAGGACCTGGGCGTCGACGCGGTCTGGCTCAGCCCCTTCTACGCCTCCCCGCAGGCCGACGCGGGCTACGACGTCGCCGACTACCGGGCCATCGACCCGATGTTCGGCACCCTGCTGGACGCCGACGCGCTGATCCGCGAGGCGCACGGCCTGGACCTGCGCGTCATCGTCGACCTGGTCCCCAACCACTCCTCCGACCAGCACGAGTGGTTCAAGCGCGCCCTCGCCGAGGGCCCCGGCTCCGCCCTGCGCGAGCGCTACCACTTCCGCCCCGGAAAGGGCGCCGACGGCGAACTCCCGCCCAACGACTGGGAGTCCATCTTCGGCGGCCCCGCCTGGACCCGCACGGCGAACCCGGACGGCACCCCCGGCGACTGGTACCTCCACCTCTTCGCCCCCGAGCAGCCCGACTTCAACTGGGAGCACCCGGCCGTCGCCGACGAGTTCCGCTCCATCCTGCGCTTCTGGCTCGACATGGGCGTCGACGGCTTCCGGGTCGACGTCGCCCACGGCCTCGTCAAGGCGGAGGGGCTGCCCGACCTCGGCTCCCACGACCAGCTCAAGCTGCTCGGCAACGACGTCATGCCGTTCTTCGACCAGGACGGCGTGCACGCGATCTACCGCAGCTGGCGCACCATCCTCGACGAGTACCCGGGCGAGAGGATCGCCGTCGCCGAGGCCTGGACCCCGACCGTCGAGCGCACCGCCAACTACGTGCGCCCCGACGAGATGCACCAGGCGTTCAACTTCCAGTACCTGGCCACCGCCTGGGACGCCGCCGAGCTGCGCCGGGTCATCGACTCCTCGCTCGCCGCGATGCGCCCGGTCGGCGCGCCCACCACCTGGGTGCTCTCCAACCACGACGTCACCCGGCACGCCACCCGCTTCGCCAACCCGGCGGGCCTCGGCACCCAGATCCGCACCCCCGGCGACCGCGAGCTGGGCCTGCGCCGGGCCCGCGCCGCCTCCCTGCTGATGCTCGCCCTGCCCGGCTCCGCCTACGTCTACCAGGGCGAGGAGCTCGGCCTGCCCGACGTCACCGACCTGCCCGACGAGGCCCGCCAGGACCCCTCGTTCTTCCGCGCCGAGGGCCAGGACGGCTTCCGCGACGGCTGCCGCGTCCCGATCCCGTGGACCCGCGAGGGCGGTTCGTACGGCTTCGGCGAGGGCGGCAGCTGGCTCCCGCAGCCCGCCGGCTGGGGCGAGCTGTCCGTCGAGGCGCAGACCGGTGTGGAGGGCTCCACCCTGGAGCTGTACCGGGCCGCCATCGCCGCCCGCCGGGAGCACCCGGGCCTCGGCGCGGGTACGGACGTCGAGTGGCTGGACGGCCCCGAGGGCGTCCTCGTCCTCGCCCGCCCCGGCTTCGTCTGCACCGTCAACACCACCGGCGCCCCCGTCCGCATCGCCGCCCGCGGCCAGGTGCTGCTCGCCAGCTCCCCGGTCACCGTGGACGGCGCCGAGGCCGAGCTGCCCGCCGACACCACGGTGTGGTGGACGGTGTGA
- a CDS encoding phosphatase PAP2 family protein, which produces MGETQLTTHEGRSTADPSPIAAEAAPEAATASTTPPASGKTGRLLARLRSLRTPRRPRLWFEILLIAVSYWLYSLVRNAVPEQKAQALRNADWIWSAEKSLGLAFEETVNHAVNSVTWLIVSMNYYYATLHFVVTIGVLVWLFRRHPGRYAATRLVLFATTAVALLGYYLYPLAPPRLMNGANFIDTVLVHETWGSMASGNFKNMSNQYAAMPSMHIGWSLWCGLTIFALASAPWARILGLLYPTLTLVVIVATANHFWLDAVGGMACLAFGYGVSRVWYGSLPHRLPKWVPTGKSRLTALRTRLPRPASEPDPQPAPQTTGSRRP; this is translated from the coding sequence ATGGGTGAAACACAGCTGACAACGCACGAAGGCCGGTCGACGGCCGATCCTTCACCCATCGCGGCCGAGGCGGCCCCCGAAGCCGCCACCGCGTCCACCACTCCCCCGGCTTCCGGGAAGACCGGCCGGCTGCTCGCCCGGCTCCGCTCCCTGCGGACGCCGCGCCGCCCCCGGCTCTGGTTCGAGATCCTGCTCATCGCGGTCAGTTACTGGCTGTACTCGCTCGTGCGCAATGCCGTGCCGGAGCAGAAGGCACAGGCGCTGCGCAACGCGGACTGGATCTGGTCGGCGGAGAAGTCCCTGGGCCTCGCTTTCGAGGAAACGGTCAACCACGCGGTCAATTCCGTGACATGGCTGATCGTGTCGATGAACTACTACTACGCGACGCTGCACTTCGTCGTGACCATCGGCGTCCTCGTCTGGCTGTTCCGCCGCCACCCGGGCCGTTACGCGGCGACGCGGCTGGTCCTCTTCGCGACGACGGCCGTGGCCCTGCTCGGCTACTACCTCTACCCGCTGGCGCCACCGCGTCTGATGAACGGCGCGAACTTCATCGACACCGTGCTCGTGCACGAGACGTGGGGCTCGATGGCGTCGGGCAACTTCAAGAACATGTCGAACCAGTACGCGGCGATGCCGTCGATGCACATCGGCTGGTCGCTCTGGTGCGGCCTGACGATCTTCGCCCTGGCCTCGGCGCCCTGGGCCCGCATCCTGGGCCTGCTCTACCCGACGCTCACCCTGGTCGTCATCGTGGCCACCGCCAACCACTTCTGGCTGGACGCGGTGGGCGGCATGGCCTGCCTGGCGTTCGGCTACGGGGTCTCCCGCGTCTGGTACGGCTCGCTGCCGCACCGGCTGCCGAAGTGGGTCCCGACCGGCAAGAGCCGCCTGACCGCCCTGCGGACCAGACTCCCGCGCCCGGCATCGGAACCGGACCCGCAGCCCGCACCGCAGACGACGGGCTCGCGGAGGCCGTAG
- a CDS encoding LacI family DNA-binding transcriptional regulator: MVDGVTLPAPRTTAAPRLSDIAGQAAVSEATVSRVLNGKQGVADSTRQRVLAALDILGYERPVRLRQRSAGLIGLVTPELTNPIFPAFAQSVEQVLAGHGYTPVLCTQLPGGATEDELVEQLVERGVGGIVFLSGLHADTSADPGRYAALTERGVPFVLINGYNERISAPFVSPDDNAAVRMALGHLADLGHRRIGLAIGPQRYVPSRRKRDGFVEAAVSVLGMDRSEAEPLVCSTLFSVEGGQVAAGALLDAGCTGIVCGSDLMALGVVRAARGRGLEVPRDVSVVGFDDSQLIAFTDPPLTTVRQPVQAMAAAAVGALLEEIGGSPVQRTEYVFQPELVVRGSTAAVRNG; encoded by the coding sequence GTGGTGGACGGTGTGACACTGCCCGCGCCCAGGACCACGGCGGCGCCCCGCCTCTCCGACATCGCCGGACAGGCGGCGGTCAGCGAGGCGACGGTCAGCCGGGTCCTGAACGGGAAGCAGGGCGTCGCGGACTCCACGCGTCAGCGGGTGCTCGCGGCGCTCGACATCCTGGGCTACGAGCGGCCCGTACGGCTGCGGCAGCGCAGCGCCGGGCTGATCGGCCTGGTGACGCCCGAACTCACCAACCCGATCTTCCCGGCGTTCGCGCAGTCCGTCGAACAGGTGCTGGCCGGGCACGGCTACACCCCCGTGCTCTGCACCCAACTGCCGGGCGGTGCGACGGAGGACGAACTCGTCGAGCAGCTCGTGGAGCGCGGCGTCGGCGGCATCGTCTTCCTCTCCGGGCTGCACGCGGACACCTCCGCCGACCCGGGCCGGTACGCCGCGCTCACCGAGCGCGGCGTGCCGTTCGTCCTGATCAACGGCTACAACGAGCGCATCAGCGCCCCGTTCGTCTCGCCCGACGACAACGCCGCCGTACGGATGGCCCTGGGACATCTCGCCGACCTCGGCCACCGCCGGATCGGCCTGGCCATAGGCCCGCAGCGCTACGTCCCCTCCCGCCGCAAGCGCGACGGGTTCGTGGAGGCGGCCGTCTCGGTGCTCGGCATGGACCGGTCGGAGGCCGAACCGCTCGTCTGCTCCACGCTGTTCAGCGTGGAGGGCGGCCAGGTGGCGGCGGGCGCCCTGCTGGACGCGGGCTGCACGGGCATCGTCTGCGGCAGCGACCTGATGGCCCTCGGCGTGGTCCGGGCCGCCCGGGGGAGGGGCCTGGAGGTGCCCCGTGACGTCTCGGTCGTCGGCTTCGACGACTCCCAGCTCATCGCGTTCACCGACCCGCCGCTGACCACGGTGCGCCAGCCCGTGCAGGCGATGGCGGCGGCCGCCGTGGGCGCGCTGCTGGAGGAGATCGGGGGCAGCCCGGTGCAGCGCACCGAGTACGTCTTCCAGCCGGAGCTGGTCGTACGGGGCTCGACGGCGGCGGTACGCAACGGCTGA
- a CDS encoding sugar ABC transporter permease — translation MTTATDTPARHTVPKVRLRGERSPLASVALHLTLITASVIAVFPVLWVLLTSLKPAKFATTTDFFRETTFVNYTNLIRDTEFLNWFANSVIISALSTVIGVFVAATTGYAVSRFRFPGKRGLMWTLLITQMFPVAVLIVPIYNIMSSLGLLNQPAGLVITYLTISVPFCAWMMKGFFDTIPREIDESGEVDGLTPFGTFFRLILPLAKPGLAVTAFYSFITAWGEVAYASAFLVGDENLTLAGGLQKFVNQYGAQWGPMTAASVLIAIPAALVFLFAQKHLVTGMSAGAVKG, via the coding sequence GTGACCACCGCGACCGACACCCCCGCCCGGCACACCGTGCCCAAGGTCCGGCTGCGCGGCGAGCGCTCCCCGCTCGCCTCCGTCGCCCTGCACCTCACCCTGATCACCGCCTCGGTGATCGCGGTCTTCCCGGTGCTCTGGGTCCTGCTGACCTCGCTCAAGCCCGCCAAGTTCGCGACCACCACGGACTTCTTCCGCGAGACGACGTTCGTCAACTACACGAACCTGATCCGCGACACGGAGTTCCTCAACTGGTTCGCCAACTCCGTGATCATCTCCGCGCTCTCCACCGTGATCGGCGTCTTCGTCGCCGCCACCACCGGATACGCGGTGAGCCGCTTCCGCTTCCCCGGCAAGCGCGGGCTGATGTGGACGCTGCTGATCACCCAGATGTTCCCGGTCGCCGTCCTCATCGTGCCGATCTACAACATCATGTCGAGCCTCGGACTGCTCAACCAGCCCGCCGGACTCGTCATCACCTACCTCACCATCTCGGTGCCGTTCTGCGCCTGGATGATGAAGGGCTTCTTCGACACCATCCCGCGCGAGATCGACGAGTCGGGCGAGGTCGACGGCCTCACCCCGTTCGGCACCTTCTTCCGGCTGATCCTGCCGCTGGCCAAGCCGGGCCTCGCGGTCACCGCGTTCTACTCCTTCATCACCGCCTGGGGCGAAGTGGCGTACGCCTCCGCCTTCCTGGTCGGCGACGAGAACCTCACGCTGGCCGGCGGACTCCAGAAGTTCGTCAACCAGTACGGAGCCCAGTGGGGCCCCATGACCGCGGCCTCCGTGCTCATCGCCATCCCGGCCGCCCTGGTGTTCCTCTTCGCCCAGAAGCACCTGGTCACCGGCATGTCCGCCGGAGCCGTCAAGGGCTGA
- a CDS encoding carbohydrate ABC transporter permease: MAVHTSQSVVKAAGEDVARGRSRGTGTPPPKPGRLRRALSVHWYAWAMVAPVVVVIGVIIGYPLVRGIYLSMTDADERNVARSIGVNEIPATYEFVGADNYIDALTGSQFLGTLGWTLVWTVSCVSVTFVLGMALANILNRRIAGRSAYRMALILPWAIPGFVSVFAWRFLYNEERGLLNKVLGGAGIDAVPWLNDPTWAKFAVIAVNVWLGIPFMMVALLGGLQSIPSEQYEAAEMDGATAWQRFRHITLPGLRPVSTTVVLLSTIWTFNMFPVIFLLTRGGPGEATQILVTQAYKFSFEISPRDYAQSSTWGVLILVLLMLFAVVYRRVLRSQGDNW; encoded by the coding sequence ATGGCTGTCCACACCAGCCAGTCGGTGGTGAAGGCCGCGGGCGAGGACGTCGCCCGCGGCCGGAGCCGCGGTACTGGCACCCCACCACCGAAGCCCGGCCGTCTGAGGCGGGCGCTGTCGGTCCACTGGTACGCCTGGGCCATGGTCGCCCCGGTCGTCGTCGTGATCGGCGTGATCATCGGCTATCCGCTGGTCCGCGGCATCTACCTCTCGATGACCGACGCCGACGAGCGCAACGTCGCCCGCTCCATCGGCGTCAACGAGATCCCCGCCACCTACGAGTTCGTCGGCGCGGACAACTACATCGACGCGCTGACCGGCTCGCAGTTCCTCGGCACGCTCGGCTGGACGCTGGTGTGGACCGTCTCCTGCGTGAGCGTCACGTTCGTCCTCGGCATGGCCCTGGCGAACATCCTCAACCGCCGCATCGCCGGACGCTCCGCCTACCGCATGGCCCTCATCCTGCCCTGGGCCATCCCCGGCTTCGTCTCCGTCTTCGCCTGGCGCTTCCTCTACAACGAGGAGCGCGGTCTGCTCAACAAGGTCCTCGGCGGCGCCGGCATCGACGCCGTGCCGTGGCTGAACGACCCGACCTGGGCCAAGTTCGCGGTCATCGCCGTCAACGTCTGGCTCGGCATCCCGTTCATGATGGTCGCCCTCCTCGGCGGACTCCAGTCCATCCCCTCCGAGCAGTACGAGGCGGCCGAGATGGACGGCGCCACCGCCTGGCAGCGCTTCCGCCACATCACGCTGCCCGGACTGCGCCCGGTCTCCACCACGGTGGTCCTGCTCTCCACCATCTGGACCTTCAACATGTTCCCGGTGATCTTCCTGCTGACCCGCGGCGGACCCGGCGAGGCCACCCAGATCCTCGTGACCCAGGCGTACAAGTTCTCCTTCGAGATCAGCCCGCGCGACTACGCGCAGTCCTCCACCTGGGGCGTGCTGATCCTCGTACTCCTGATGCTCTTCGCCGTCGTCTACCGGCGGGTCCTGCGCTCCCAGGGAGACAACTGGTGA
- a CDS encoding LacI family DNA-binding transcriptional regulator → MTARLADIATQAGVSEATVSRVLNGKPGVAATTRESVLAALDVLGYERPVRLRRRSAGLVGLITPELENPIFPALAQVIGQALTRQGYTPVLATQTPGGSTEDELTEMLVDRGVSGIIFVSGLHADTSADMQRYEQLRGQGVPFVLVNGFSAKVQAPFISPDDRAAMRLAVTHLVALGHTRIGLAVGPKRFVPVLRKIEGFHATMREQLGLAPDEVEELIQHSLYTLEGGQAAASALMERGCTAVVCASDMMALGAIRAARRLSRDVPRDLSVVGYDDSPLIAFTDPPLTTIRQPVTAMGQAAVRTLLEEIGGTPAPHSEFVFMPELVVRGSTASGPAGGSGSLPRP, encoded by the coding sequence ATGACCGCACGGCTTGCCGATATCGCAACTCAGGCGGGGGTCAGCGAAGCAACGGTCAGCCGGGTCCTGAACGGCAAGCCCGGAGTCGCGGCGACCACCCGCGAATCCGTCCTCGCGGCGCTCGACGTCCTGGGGTACGAACGTCCGGTGCGACTGCGCAGGCGCAGCGCGGGACTGGTCGGACTGATCACCCCGGAGCTGGAGAACCCGATCTTCCCGGCGCTGGCGCAGGTCATCGGCCAGGCGCTGACCCGGCAGGGCTACACCCCGGTGCTGGCGACCCAGACGCCCGGCGGCTCCACCGAGGACGAACTCACCGAAATGCTGGTGGACCGGGGCGTTTCCGGCATCATCTTCGTCTCCGGGCTGCACGCGGACACCTCGGCCGACATGCAGCGCTACGAGCAACTGCGCGGCCAGGGCGTGCCCTTCGTCCTGGTGAACGGCTTCTCCGCCAAGGTGCAGGCGCCGTTCATCTCCCCGGACGACCGGGCGGCGATGCGCCTCGCGGTGACCCACCTGGTGGCACTCGGCCACACCCGTATCGGCCTGGCGGTCGGCCCCAAGCGCTTCGTGCCGGTGCTCCGCAAGATCGAGGGCTTCCACGCGACGATGCGGGAGCAGCTGGGACTCGCACCGGACGAGGTGGAGGAGTTGATCCAGCACTCTCTGTACACCCTGGAGGGCGGCCAGGCCGCCGCCTCCGCCCTGATGGAGCGGGGCTGCACGGCGGTCGTGTGCGCGAGCGACATGATGGCGCTCGGGGCGATCCGGGCGGCCCGCCGGCTGTCGAGGGACGTGCCGCGCGACCTCTCGGTCGTGGGCTACGACGATTCGCCGCTCATAGCGTTCACGGACCCGCCGCTGACGACGATCCGGCAGCCGGTGACGGCGATGGGCCAGGCCGCCGTCCGCACGCTCCTGGAGGAGATCGGCGGAACCCCGGCACCGCACAGTGAGTTCGTCTTCATGCCCGAGCTGGTGGTCCGCGGCTCGACGGCCTCGGGCCCCGCAGGCGGCTCGGGGTCACTCCCTCGTCCTTGA
- a CDS encoding carbohydrate-binding module family 20 domain-containing protein, with protein MARRSLSAALALVAGAAALVVPTGFGAAGTAQAAAPGDKDVTAVMFEWKFASIAKACTDTLGPAGYGYVQVSPPQEHIQGGQWWTSYQPVSYRIAGRLGDRAAFSAMVNTCHSAGVKVIADSVINHMSAGSGTGTGGSAYTKYDYPGLYSGSDLDDCRSPITNYNDRGNVQNCELVGLADLDTGEDYVRGRIAGYLNDLLSLGVDGFRIDAAKHMPAGDLANIKSRLTNPNVYWKHEAIFGAGEAVSPSEYLGSGDVQEFRYGRSLKQVFLNESLAHLKNFGEGWGFMESGKSAVFVDNHDTERGGDTLNYRYGSAYTLAGVFMLAYPYGSPDVHSGYEFSDHDAGPPNGGQVNACYSDGWKCQHAWREISSMVGFRNTARGQGVTNWWDNGGDQIAFGRGNKAYVAINHEGSALNRTFQTSLPAGDYCDVQSGRGVSVNGSGQFTATVAAGTAVALHTGARTCGGGGTNPDPGPGNGTSGASFGVNATTQLGQNIHVTGDQAALGNWNPASAPKLDPAAYPVWKLDVNLPAGTTFAYKYVRKDAGGNVIWESGANRTATVPASGKVTLTADVWRG; from the coding sequence ATGGCACGCAGATCCCTGTCTGCCGCGCTCGCACTCGTGGCCGGCGCCGCCGCCCTCGTCGTCCCCACCGGATTCGGCGCCGCCGGCACCGCACAGGCCGCCGCTCCGGGCGACAAGGACGTCACCGCCGTGATGTTCGAGTGGAAGTTCGCCTCCATAGCCAAGGCCTGCACGGACACCCTCGGTCCGGCGGGCTACGGCTACGTCCAGGTCTCGCCGCCCCAGGAGCACATCCAGGGCGGCCAGTGGTGGACGTCCTACCAGCCGGTCAGCTACCGGATCGCCGGGCGGCTGGGCGACCGGGCCGCCTTCTCCGCCATGGTCAACACGTGTCACTCGGCCGGGGTCAAGGTCATCGCCGACTCGGTCATCAACCACATGTCGGCGGGCAGCGGCACCGGCACCGGAGGCTCCGCCTACACCAAGTACGACTACCCGGGCCTCTATTCGGGCAGCGACCTCGACGACTGCCGGTCCCCGATCACCAACTACAACGACCGGGGCAACGTCCAGAACTGCGAGCTGGTCGGCCTCGCCGACCTGGACACCGGCGAGGACTACGTACGCGGCAGGATCGCCGGCTACCTCAACGACCTGCTCTCGCTCGGCGTCGACGGCTTCCGGATCGACGCCGCCAAGCACATGCCCGCCGGCGACCTCGCCAACATCAAGTCCCGGCTGACCAACCCGAACGTCTACTGGAAGCACGAGGCGATCTTCGGGGCCGGCGAGGCCGTCTCGCCCTCCGAGTACCTGGGCAGCGGAGACGTTCAGGAGTTCCGGTACGGGCGGAGCCTCAAGCAGGTCTTCCTCAACGAGAGCCTCGCCCACCTGAAGAACTTCGGCGAGGGCTGGGGCTTCATGGAGTCCGGCAAGTCCGCCGTCTTCGTCGACAACCACGACACCGAGCGCGGCGGCGACACCCTCAACTACAGGTACGGTTCCGCCTACACCCTGGCCGGTGTCTTCATGCTGGCGTATCCCTACGGCTCCCCGGACGTCCACTCCGGCTACGAGTTCAGCGACCACGACGCCGGACCGCCGAACGGCGGCCAGGTGAACGCCTGCTACAGCGACGGCTGGAAGTGCCAGCACGCCTGGCGCGAGATCTCCTCCATGGTCGGCTTCCGCAACACCGCACGCGGCCAGGGAGTCACCAACTGGTGGGACAACGGGGGCGACCAGATCGCCTTCGGCCGGGGGAACAAGGCGTACGTCGCCATCAACCACGAGGGCTCCGCACTGAACCGGACCTTCCAGACCTCGCTGCCCGCCGGCGACTACTGCGACGTCCAGTCGGGCAGGGGCGTCAGCGTCAACGGCTCCGGCCAGTTCACCGCCACCGTCGCGGCCGGCACCGCCGTCGCCCTGCACACCGGCGCCCGGACATGCGGGGGCGGCGGCACGAACCCCGACCCGGGTCCCGGCAACGGCACCTCCGGCGCCTCCTTCGGCGTCAACGCCACCACCCAGCTCGGCCAGAACATCCACGTCACCGGCGACCAGGCCGCCCTCGGCAACTGGAACCCGGCGAGCGCGCCGAAGCTCGACCCGGCGGCGTACCCCGTCTGGAAGCTGGACGTGAACCTGCCCGCCGGGACCACGTTCGCCTACAAGTACGTCCGCAAGGACGCCGGTGGCAACGTCATCTGGGAGAGCGGCGCCAACCGCACCGCCACCGTCCCGGCCTCCGGGAAGGTCACGCTGACCGCCGACGTCTGGCGCGGCTGA
- a CDS encoding extracellular solute-binding protein, producing MRRGITATALVAALALAATACGSDEESGGGKSSGELSGTVTWWDTSSVGSEDKVFKKLAEGFEKKHPKVDVKYVNVPFGEAQNKFKNAAQAGDGAPDVIRSEVAWTPDFANLGYLAPLDGTPALKNQDDFLEQAVASTEYDGKTYAVPQVIDSMGIFYNKKMFKEAGVDAPADLGDLKTVAEKIKDKTGKTGLYLRGDDPYYFLSFLYGEGGDMVDASSKSVTIDKPEGVKAFKAVKDLVDDGTAKTDASDGWENMMQSFKNGDVAMMINGPWAVADTLTGSEFTDKDNLGVAPVPAGSAAQGAPQGGHNLAVYAGSKNLDASYAFVEYMTSVDSQATAAGELNLLPTRTSAYAKQEAVDSEIVGFFKPVVETAVERPWIPEGGSLFEPLRIEYTKVLTGQTTPEKAAKATGDSYRKLLEGWK from the coding sequence ATGCGACGTGGCATAACGGCCACCGCCCTGGTCGCGGCCCTGGCGCTCGCGGCGACCGCCTGCGGCAGCGACGAGGAGTCCGGCGGCGGCAAGAGCTCGGGCGAGCTCTCCGGCACGGTGACCTGGTGGGACACCTCCAGCGTCGGCAGCGAGGACAAGGTCTTCAAGAAGCTGGCCGAGGGCTTCGAGAAGAAGCACCCGAAGGTCGACGTCAAGTACGTCAACGTGCCCTTCGGCGAGGCGCAGAACAAGTTCAAGAACGCGGCCCAGGCCGGCGACGGCGCCCCCGACGTGATCCGCTCCGAGGTCGCCTGGACGCCGGACTTCGCGAACCTCGGCTACCTGGCCCCGCTGGACGGCACCCCCGCCCTGAAGAACCAGGACGACTTCCTCGAGCAGGCCGTCGCGTCCACGGAGTACGACGGCAAGACCTACGCCGTCCCGCAGGTCATCGACTCCATGGGCATCTTCTACAACAAGAAGATGTTCAAGGAGGCCGGCGTCGACGCGCCCGCCGATCTGGGCGACCTCAAGACCGTGGCCGAGAAGATCAAGGACAAGACCGGCAAGACCGGTCTCTACCTCCGCGGCGACGACCCGTACTACTTCCTCTCCTTCCTCTACGGCGAGGGCGGCGACATGGTCGACGCCTCCTCCAAGAGCGTCACCATCGACAAGCCCGAGGGCGTCAAGGCGTTCAAGGCGGTCAAGGACCTGGTCGACGACGGCACCGCGAAGACGGACGCCTCGGACGGCTGGGAGAACATGATGCAGTCGTTCAAGAACGGCGACGTCGCGATGATGATCAACGGCCCCTGGGCCGTCGCCGACACCCTGACCGGAAGTGAGTTCACCGACAAGGACAACCTCGGCGTCGCCCCGGTCCCGGCCGGCTCCGCCGCCCAGGGCGCCCCGCAGGGCGGCCACAACCTCGCCGTCTACGCCGGCTCCAAGAACCTCGACGCCTCCTACGCCTTCGTCGAGTACATGACCTCCGTGGACAGCCAGGCCACCGCCGCCGGCGAGCTGAACCTGCTGCCCACCCGCACCTCCGCGTACGCCAAGCAGGAGGCCGTCGACAGCGAGATCGTCGGCTTCTTCAAGCCGGTCGTCGAGACCGCCGTCGAGCGCCCCTGGATCCCCGAGGGCGGCAGCCTCTTCGAGCCGCTGCGCATCGAGTACACCAAGGTCCTCACCGGCCAGACCACGCCGGAGAAGGCCGCCAAGGCCACCGGCGACTCCTACCGCAAGCTCCTCGAGGGCTGGAAGTAA